In Entomomonas moraniae, one DNA window encodes the following:
- the hpaB gene encoding 4-hydroxyphenylacetate 3-monooxygenase, oxygenase component gives MRPEDLRADKKRPFTGQEYIASLRDNREVYIYGDRVKDVTTHPAFRNTVASIASLYDALHDPATKDTLCWDTDTGSGGYTHKFFRYARSADELRQQRDAIAEWAKLSYGWMGRTADYKAAFGDVLGANPEFYGQFEQNARDWYKRIQESCLYLNHAIVNPPIDRSKPVDQVKDVFISVKKETNEGIYVSGAKVVATNSALTHYNFVGQGSAQLLGDNTDFALMFLAPMNAKGMKLICRPSYELVAGMTGSPFDYPLSSRFDENDAILILDNVFVPWENVFIYRDFERCKRWFGEGGFGRLFPMQACTRLAVKLDFITGLLVKALECTGTLEFRGVSAQVGEVVAWRNMYWALTDAMWATATPWKSGAYLPGSEPMHVYRNLTSSAYLAIKKIIEQTVASGLIYLPSGVRDFQNPELDKYLSVYCRGSEGIGHRERIKILKLLWDSIGSEFGGRHELYEINYAGNQDEVRLQCLGHARATGSLKKMTDLVEKCMSDYDENGWTVSHLHNPDDINVLDKIRQ, from the coding sequence ATAAGACCAGAAGATTTACGTGCTGATAAAAAACGTCCATTCACGGGACAAGAATATATAGCAAGCTTACGTGATAACCGAGAAGTTTATATTTATGGTGATCGTGTGAAAGATGTGACAACCCACCCAGCTTTTCGTAATACGGTTGCTTCTATTGCCAGTTTATACGATGCATTACACGATCCAGCTACTAAAGATACTTTATGTTGGGATACAGATACTGGCAGTGGCGGATACACGCATAAATTTTTCCGTTATGCTCGCAGTGCCGATGAGTTAAGGCAACAACGTGATGCTATTGCCGAATGGGCTAAACTGTCCTATGGTTGGATGGGGCGCACAGCGGATTATAAAGCTGCATTTGGTGATGTTTTAGGCGCTAATCCTGAGTTCTATGGTCAGTTTGAACAAAATGCCCGTGATTGGTATAAGCGCATTCAAGAGTCTTGTTTGTATTTAAACCATGCTATTGTTAACCCTCCTATTGATCGTAGTAAACCGGTTGATCAGGTAAAAGATGTTTTTATCTCTGTTAAAAAAGAAACAAATGAAGGTATTTATGTCAGTGGTGCCAAGGTGGTAGCTACCAATTCGGCATTAACACATTATAATTTTGTCGGGCAAGGATCGGCTCAGCTATTAGGTGATAATACTGATTTTGCACTCATGTTTCTCGCTCCTATGAATGCAAAAGGAATGAAGCTAATTTGTCGCCCTTCTTATGAGTTAGTTGCAGGGATGACTGGCTCTCCTTTTGATTATCCATTATCCAGTCGTTTTGATGAGAATGATGCTATTCTTATTTTAGACAATGTTTTTGTACCTTGGGAAAATGTATTCATTTACCGTGATTTTGAAAGGTGTAAACGTTGGTTTGGGGAAGGTGGCTTTGGACGTTTATTTCCAATGCAGGCTTGTACTCGCCTAGCCGTAAAATTGGATTTTATTACAGGACTATTAGTTAAAGCGCTAGAGTGTACGGGCACATTAGAGTTTAGAGGTGTTTCTGCTCAGGTGGGGGAAGTCGTTGCTTGGCGTAACATGTATTGGGCACTAACTGATGCCATGTGGGCTACAGCTACACCTTGGAAGAGCGGCGCTTATCTTCCTGGTTCAGAACCAATGCATGTGTATCGTAATTTAACTTCAAGTGCTTACCTTGCAATTAAAAAAATTATTGAGCAAACGGTTGCTAGCGGTCTTATTTATTTACCTTCAGGGGTGAGGGATTTCCAAAACCCTGAGTTAGATAAATATTTAAGCGTGTATTGCCGTGGTTCAGAAGGTATTGGTCATAGGGAGCGTATTAAGATTTTAAAGTTATTATGGGATTCTATTGGCAGTGAGTTTGGTGGTCGTCATGAGCTTTATGAAATTAATTATGCAGGTAACCAAGATGAGGTAAGATTACAATGTTTAGGTCATGCTCGTGCAACTGGTTCACTTAAAAAAATGACAGATTTAGTTGAAAAGTGCATGTCTGATTACGATGAAAATGGCTGGACGGTATCGCATTTACATAATCCAGATGATATTAATGTGCTAGATAAAATACGTCAATAA
- a CDS encoding Bcr/CflA family multidrug efflux MFS transporter — MPFKSQQNAVISIPFLLLLSTLVAFGPLSIDLYLPSLPNITQELQSSDTQIQWTISGFLIGFCVGMLFYGPLSDRYGRKPILLIGIFLYLITSLACYQSSSASQLILFRVLQALGGGAASVLARAMVKDLLPLKKAVRILSLMHVVTMIAPLLAPLIGGYLMLAFGWRSLFLVLFIFGLFCFIAVLFTRETLPKEKRGGSISKAFTAYKHILYDNRALSYILCAGFIFGGMFAYIASSSFVFINYFKVPEQYFGFIFGCNIIGIMIVTFSSGSLSHRISSQTLLKLSTLIALIAGILLLISAYFAIGGMWLIIIFATCYISMTGTIGANCIACLMSLYPTQAGAASALIVATQFGLGFLASIIVSLLTLSVALNMAIVMAVFGIGSFFALRFSH, encoded by the coding sequence ATGCCCTTTAAATCTCAACAAAATGCTGTAATCAGCATCCCATTTCTATTACTATTATCTACGCTAGTTGCCTTTGGCCCTTTATCCATTGATTTATACCTGCCTAGCCTGCCAAATATTACTCAAGAATTACAATCATCCGATACTCAAATTCAATGGACAATCAGTGGATTCCTCATTGGCTTTTGTGTTGGTATGCTTTTTTATGGTCCATTATCTGATCGTTATGGGCGTAAACCTATTTTACTCATAGGTATTTTTTTGTATCTTATAACCAGTTTAGCTTGCTATCAGTCAAGCTCTGCGTCACAACTTATTCTTTTCAGAGTACTGCAAGCATTAGGTGGTGGTGCCGCATCAGTTCTTGCAAGAGCAATGGTTAAAGACTTACTTCCATTAAAAAAAGCAGTCCGCATTTTATCCCTGATGCACGTAGTGACCATGATTGCCCCTCTCTTAGCACCGCTAATAGGTGGATATTTAATGCTAGCGTTTGGCTGGCGGTCTTTATTTTTAGTTTTATTTATTTTTGGCCTATTCTGCTTTATTGCGGTGTTATTTACAAGAGAAACCTTACCTAAAGAAAAAAGAGGTGGAAGTATCTCAAAAGCTTTTACCGCTTATAAACATATTTTATATGACAACCGTGCCCTAAGTTATATATTGTGTGCAGGGTTTATTTTTGGCGGCATGTTTGCCTATATTGCTAGCTCCTCTTTTGTATTTATCAATTATTTCAAAGTCCCCGAGCAATACTTTGGATTTATTTTCGGCTGTAATATTATTGGCATTATGATAGTCACCTTTAGCTCAGGTTCATTAAGCCATCGGATTAGCTCTCAAACCCTACTAAAGCTTAGTACTTTAATTGCATTAATAGCTGGGATTCTTCTCCTAATAAGTGCTTATTTTGCTATTGGAGGAATGTGGTTAATCATTATCTTTGCAACCTGCTATATTTCAATGACAGGCACGATCGGAGCTAATTGTATTGCTTGTCTTATGTCACTTTATCCAACACAAGCAGGGGCAGCATCAGCACTTATTGTTGCCACTCAGTTTGGGTTAGGCTTCTTAGCGAGCATTATAGTAAGTCTTTTAACCCTCTCGGTTGCTCTTAATATGGCTATTGTCATGGCAGTTTTTGGTATTGGGAGCTTTTTTGCTTTACGCTTCTCTCACTAA
- a CDS encoding fumarylacetoacetate hydrolase family protein, with the protein MRNGFVSLNKQRVGVSVNEKDEVVYQGQIINSPTWLPITTGTVYGIALNYKGLLTEHLASFNTPPYKQPPVKPVLFIKTPNTYNAHLGKIVFPKGVERIQAGPTLAFVISKDASRVSKDKALNYVAGYTLANEVSLPEDSYYRPAVKAKCRDSFCPMGPYFVTTGSLEPKNLTIQLKVNGEVKQENNTNNLIRQIPQIIEELTEFMTLKAGDVVLTGIPEGRVDINIGDTVEIHIEGIGTLTNIVVAE; encoded by the coding sequence ATGCGTAATGGGTTTGTTAGCTTAAACAAACAGCGTGTGGGAGTGTCTGTTAACGAAAAAGACGAGGTTGTTTATCAAGGACAGATAATTAACTCACCCACTTGGTTACCTATCACTACAGGTACTGTTTATGGCATTGCATTAAACTATAAAGGACTTTTAACTGAACACTTAGCAAGCTTTAATACTCCCCCCTATAAACAACCACCCGTTAAACCTGTTTTATTTATAAAAACACCAAATACTTATAATGCACACCTAGGAAAAATTGTTTTTCCTAAGGGTGTCGAGCGCATACAAGCAGGACCTACACTTGCATTCGTCATAAGTAAAGATGCAAGCCGTGTATCAAAGGACAAAGCATTAAACTATGTAGCAGGTTATACCTTGGCCAATGAAGTAAGCTTACCAGAGGACAGCTATTACCGCCCTGCGGTTAAAGCCAAATGCCGTGATAGCTTCTGCCCTATGGGACCTTACTTTGTAACAACAGGCTCACTCGAGCCTAAAAATCTAACTATTCAGTTGAAAGTCAATGGTGAAGTCAAACAAGAAAATAATACCAATAATTTAATTCGCCAAATTCCACAAATCATTGAAGAACTCACAGAGTTTATGACCCTTAAAGCAGGTGATGTTGTTTTAACAGGAATACCCGAAGGCCGCGTAGATATAAACATAGGCGATACTGTTGAGATTCATATTGAAGGCATTGGTACATTAACTAACATTGTTGTTGCAGAGTAA
- a CDS encoding fumarylacetoacetate hydrolase family protein — MKYARICYQGETLDVTVENNNDVRLKDGRLLKEADVEWLPPAMGNMFALGLNYADHAEELEFKAPTEPLVFIKSPTTYTGHLKNTWRPDHVDYMHYECELVAVMGKKARNVSQAEALSYVAGYTLCNDYAIRDYLENYYRPNLRVKNRDSTTPVGPYIITTDEVPDPSTLTLRTWINGELKQEGTTADMIFNVPYLIEYLSSFMTLQPGDMIATGTPKGLADVKPGDKVVVEMEGIGSLTNFIVTESEYFKKYGTNALGE; from the coding sequence ATGAAATACGCACGTATCTGCTACCAGGGTGAAACACTCGATGTTACTGTTGAAAATAATAACGATGTTCGCCTCAAAGATGGTCGACTGTTAAAAGAGGCCGATGTCGAATGGCTACCGCCTGCCATGGGTAATATGTTTGCTCTAGGATTAAACTATGCTGATCATGCGGAGGAACTTGAGTTTAAAGCCCCTACCGAGCCGCTAGTTTTCATCAAATCCCCCACTACCTATACAGGCCACTTAAAAAATACGTGGCGCCCAGACCATGTTGATTATATGCATTATGAGTGTGAATTAGTGGCTGTGATGGGTAAAAAAGCTCGTAACGTAAGTCAAGCAGAAGCATTATCTTACGTCGCTGGATATACCCTCTGTAATGATTATGCTATTCGCGACTATCTTGAGAACTACTACCGCCCTAATTTACGGGTTAAAAATCGCGACTCAACAACCCCTGTAGGCCCTTACATTATCACAACCGATGAAGTACCCGATCCATCAACACTGACCTTACGCACATGGATCAATGGAGAGTTAAAACAAGAAGGCACAACAGCAGATATGATATTCAATGTCCCTTACCTTATCGAATATCTCTCCAGTTTTATGACCTTGCAACCAGGCGACATGATTGCAACAGGCACACCCAAAGGCCTTGCCGATGTTAAACCCGGCGATAAAGTTGTAGTAGAAATGGAAGGTATTGGTAGCTTAACTAACTTTATTGTGACCGAATCAGAATACTTTAAAAAATACGGTACAAATGCTTTAGGAGAATAA
- the hpaE gene encoding 5-carboxymethyl-2-hydroxymuconate semialdehyde dehydrogenase, with translation MLKHWINGKEVESKETFTNYNPATMEEICEVASGGEKEINEAVLAAKEAFPKWANTPAKERAKLMRNLGELIDKNVPKIAELETKDTGLPIHQTKNVLIPRASHNFNFFAEVCTRMDGHTYPVDDQMLNYTLYQPVGVCGLISPWNVPFMTATWKTAPCLALGNTAVLKMSELSPLTAHQLGQLALEAGIPSGVLNVIQGYGSTAGAALTKHHDVRAISFTGGTATGRQIMASAGIKKYSMELGGKSPVIIFDDADLERALDAALFTIFSLNGERCTAGSRIFIQESVYDKFVAEFARRAKRLIVGDPTDPSTQVGSMITKQHYDKVTGYIDIGMKEGACLLAGGLERPADLPVHLSKGQFIQPTVFANVDNKMRIAQEEIFGPVVCLMKFKDETEGLKLANDVEYGLASYIWTQDIGKAHRVARGIEAGMVFINSQNVRDLRQPFGGVKASGTGREGGNYSFEVFTEIKNVCISMGNHHIPRWGV, from the coding sequence ATGTTAAAACATTGGATTAATGGTAAAGAAGTTGAAAGTAAAGAAACATTTACTAACTATAACCCTGCAACCATGGAAGAAATCTGTGAAGTTGCTAGTGGTGGTGAAAAAGAAATCAACGAAGCTGTTTTAGCGGCAAAAGAAGCCTTTCCTAAATGGGCTAATACACCAGCCAAAGAACGCGCTAAACTCATGCGCAACCTTGGCGAACTTATAGATAAAAACGTACCAAAAATTGCTGAACTAGAAACCAAAGATACGGGATTACCTATTCATCAAACTAAAAATGTACTAATTCCACGCGCCTCTCATAATTTCAATTTCTTTGCTGAAGTCTGTACGCGCATGGATGGACATACTTACCCTGTTGATGACCAAATGCTAAACTACACACTGTACCAACCTGTTGGCGTGTGTGGTCTGATCTCGCCATGGAATGTGCCGTTTATGACTGCCACATGGAAAACAGCGCCCTGCTTAGCACTCGGTAATACCGCTGTACTTAAAATGTCAGAGCTATCCCCCTTAACTGCTCATCAACTTGGGCAACTCGCCTTAGAAGCAGGTATTCCTTCAGGTGTTCTTAACGTTATTCAAGGCTATGGAAGTACAGCAGGTGCTGCGCTTACTAAACATCATGATGTGCGTGCCATTTCCTTTACAGGTGGTACAGCAACAGGACGGCAAATCATGGCATCAGCAGGAATAAAAAAATACTCTATGGAACTAGGTGGTAAATCACCTGTGATTATTTTTGATGATGCTGATTTAGAACGTGCACTGGATGCGGCTTTATTTACTATATTCTCACTCAATGGTGAACGATGCACAGCGGGCTCACGTATTTTCATCCAAGAAAGTGTTTACGATAAATTCGTAGCTGAGTTTGCCAGACGTGCTAAACGTTTGATTGTGGGCGACCCTACTGATCCAAGTACTCAAGTTGGCTCAATGATTACCAAACAACACTACGATAAGGTAACAGGCTATATTGATATTGGTATGAAAGAGGGTGCTTGCTTATTAGCTGGTGGTTTAGAACGACCAGCAGATTTACCCGTACACCTATCCAAAGGGCAATTTATTCAACCAACTGTTTTTGCGAATGTCGATAATAAAATGCGCATCGCTCAAGAAGAAATTTTTGGACCAGTGGTGTGCCTAATGAAATTTAAAGATGAAACCGAAGGGCTAAAATTAGCCAATGACGTTGAATACGGTCTAGCTTCTTATATCTGGACACAGGATATTGGTAAGGCACACCGTGTCGCAAGAGGTATAGAAGCTGGCATGGTATTTATCAATAGCCAAAATGTTCGTGACCTACGCCAACCTTTTGGTGGGGTTAAAGCTAGTGGTACTGGCCGTGAAGGGGGTAATTATAGTTTTGAAGTATTCACTGAAATTAAAAATGTGTGTATCTCTATGGGTAATCATCACATACCACGCTGGGGTGTATAA
- the hpaD gene encoding 3,4-dihydroxyphenylacetate 2,3-dioxygenase translates to MGKLALAAKITHVPSMYLSELPGKNHGCRQSAIDGHKEISRRCRELGVDTIIVFDTHWLVNSGFHINSYDHFEGVYTSHELPHFIRDMEYQYDGNPLLGDMIAKYASQKNIRIFSHHIPTLQLEYGTLVPMRYMNSDNQFKVISISAFCTSHELSDSLRLGQAVVEAIEEYDGTVAVLASGSLSHRFAYDHIAEKCFNDYTREFDKQMDHRVLQMWKEGKWKEFISMLPEYSINCFGEGGMHDTAMLLGVVGGENYTGKAEIITDLFASSGTGQLNAVFPLQ, encoded by the coding sequence ATGGGTAAATTAGCGCTTGCTGCCAAAATAACACACGTTCCTTCCATGTATTTATCTGAACTACCAGGAAAGAATCACGGTTGTCGACAATCGGCTATTGATGGACATAAAGAAATTAGCCGTCGTTGCCGAGAACTAGGTGTTGATACCATCATTGTTTTTGATACTCATTGGTTAGTAAACAGTGGTTTTCATATCAACTCATACGATCATTTTGAGGGTGTTTATACTAGCCATGAACTACCGCACTTTATTCGCGACATGGAGTATCAGTACGATGGTAACCCATTATTAGGCGATATGATTGCCAAATATGCTAGTCAAAAAAATATTCGTATCTTCTCACACCACATACCTACCCTCCAACTAGAATATGGCACATTAGTTCCAATGCGCTATATGAACAGTGACAACCAATTCAAGGTTATTTCAATTTCAGCTTTTTGTACCTCACACGAACTCTCCGATAGCTTAAGATTAGGACAAGCGGTTGTTGAAGCCATTGAAGAGTATGACGGAACAGTGGCTGTATTAGCCAGTGGCTCTCTCTCTCACCGTTTTGCATACGATCACATTGCTGAAAAATGCTTTAATGACTATACCCGTGAATTTGACAAACAAATGGATCATCGCGTCTTGCAAATGTGGAAAGAAGGAAAATGGAAAGAGTTTATCTCGATGCTTCCTGAATACTCTATTAATTGCTTTGGTGAGGGAGGTATGCACGATACCGCCATGTTATTGGGTGTGGTGGGTGGTGAAAACTATACGGGTAAAGCCGAAATCATTACAGACTTATTTGCAAGCTCTGGAACAGGCCAATTAAATGCAGTTTTCCCGCTGCAATAA
- a CDS encoding 5-carboxymethyl-2-hydroxymuconate Delta-isomerase: MPHFIVEYSGNLADEIDFQGFFAKIHTVLGNSGVFPLGGIRSRAIRMDTFRMADAKHDYAFIHITFKVGSGRDLATRKTVADALFKEITEYFAPLQAKRLLALSFVMEELNPDLNYKKNNIHAFLANEKAE; this comes from the coding sequence ATGCCACATTTTATTGTTGAATACTCCGGCAACCTTGCCGATGAAATAGACTTCCAAGGGTTCTTCGCAAAGATCCATACTGTACTAGGTAACAGCGGGGTTTTTCCATTGGGAGGTATCCGTAGCCGTGCCATTCGAATGGACACTTTCAGAATGGCTGATGCTAAACACGATTATGCTTTTATACATATTACGTTTAAAGTAGGCTCCGGTCGAGACTTAGCAACAAGAAAAACAGTAGCCGATGCTTTATTTAAAGAAATCACTGAGTACTTTGCACCATTGCAAGCTAAGAGGTTGCTTGCATTATCTTTTGTGATGGAAGAGCTAAATCCCGATTTAAACTACAAAAAAAATAATATTCATGCATTTCTTGCAAACGAGAAAGCAGAATAA
- a CDS encoding MFS transporter, with protein MNDVLVSPQTIRKITWRLVPLLLICYVFAHLDRVNIGFAKASMSLDLHLNDAMYGFGAGLFFISYMIFGVPSNMLLEKFGPKRWIACMMLFWGVTSTAMMFAQNSTHFYILRFLLGVAEAGFFPSIIVYINRWFPSRSRGKITAMFTLAVPLASVLGAPLSGWIIQTFHASANLHGWQWMLMLEGVPVILLGIIILCYLPDKFSRVTWLSEKEKQLLNKELNFEENKKIEHSQESFICFLKDPKLLVLFGVYSAVMLGMNAVNFWMPDLIGNTGVDNKTNVGLLTAIPWFLACIFMVATGASADRHNERRWHLIIPLLMVTIGFIGAGIFYNNLYILMIFLCIATMGTGTSLPMFWQIPPAFLTAKNVAIGVAFISSLGNLASFLAPYLIGWVKNYTGSASIGLYILAILIALGASLLLLIPAKTLK; from the coding sequence ATGAATGATGTATTAGTAAGCCCACAGACTATTCGCAAAATCACATGGCGACTGGTTCCCTTATTACTGATTTGCTATGTCTTTGCTCATCTTGATCGCGTTAATATAGGTTTTGCCAAAGCATCAATGAGCCTAGACCTACACTTAAATGATGCCATGTATGGCTTTGGTGCAGGGCTATTTTTTATTTCTTATATGATCTTTGGTGTACCTAGCAACATGCTCTTAGAAAAATTTGGCCCAAAACGCTGGATTGCTTGTATGATGCTATTTTGGGGAGTAACCTCAACCGCTATGATGTTTGCCCAAAACAGTACCCACTTTTATATTCTACGTTTTCTATTAGGGGTGGCAGAAGCAGGATTCTTCCCCAGTATCATTGTTTATATTAACCGCTGGTTTCCAAGCAGAAGCCGTGGAAAAATAACCGCTATGTTTACTTTGGCTGTACCATTGGCAAGTGTACTAGGTGCTCCTCTATCAGGTTGGATTATTCAAACATTCCATGCTTCTGCAAACTTACATGGTTGGCAGTGGATGTTAATGCTAGAAGGCGTCCCTGTCATCCTACTAGGCATTATTATTCTTTGTTATCTTCCTGATAAATTTTCTAGGGTTACCTGGTTATCTGAAAAAGAAAAACAACTATTAAATAAAGAACTAAACTTCGAAGAAAACAAAAAAATAGAACACTCTCAAGAGTCATTCATTTGTTTTTTAAAAGATCCTAAGTTATTAGTTTTATTCGGAGTCTACTCAGCCGTAATGCTAGGCATGAACGCCGTCAATTTCTGGATGCCTGATCTTATTGGCAACACTGGAGTTGATAATAAAACTAACGTAGGACTTTTAACAGCAATCCCATGGTTTCTAGCCTGTATATTTATGGTAGCAACAGGGGCATCGGCGGATAGACATAATGAAAGACGTTGGCACTTAATTATTCCACTGCTAATGGTTACTATTGGTTTTATTGGCGCAGGCATTTTTTATAACAACCTATACATTTTAATGATCTTTCTTTGCATTGCTACTATGGGCACAGGCACATCTCTACCCATGTTCTGGCAAATTCCTCCCGCCTTCTTAACCGCTAAAAATGTGGCTATAGGTGTCGCTTTCATCAGCTCACTTGGTAACCTTGCGTCATTTTTAGCCCCTTATTTAATTGGTTGGGTAAAAAATTATACGGGGTCAGCCAGCATTGGACTTTATATTTTAGCGATACTCATTGCCTTGGGAGCATCTTTACTGTTATTAATCCCAGCTAAAACTTTAAAATAA
- the hpaI gene encoding 4-hydroxy-2-oxoheptanedioate aldolase, producing the protein MELPINTFKKRLKNNEPLVGLWLGLANAYTAELAANADFDWLLLDGEHAPNDLRTLLAQLQAIAPYASQPIIRPRIGDTAIIKQLLDIGAQTLLIPMVDTTEQATELVKAMRYPPNGIRGVGSALARASRWNTIDDYLHQAEKELCLLVQIENKQGLDNIEAIVNTEGVDGVFIGPADLSASLGHLGNPKHPDVQQSIEKAFVCIKKAGKASGILMADKALAKHYIELGVNFIAVGTDTSVFMQSLSNLSSEFKDKKSIPKVSGVY; encoded by the coding sequence ATGGAACTCCCTATAAATACCTTTAAGAAACGATTAAAAAACAATGAGCCTCTAGTTGGTTTATGGTTGGGCTTGGCCAATGCATACACAGCAGAGTTAGCGGCTAATGCTGATTTTGATTGGTTATTGCTTGATGGTGAGCATGCACCTAACGATTTAAGAACACTACTTGCTCAATTACAGGCTATTGCCCCTTATGCTAGCCAGCCAATTATTAGACCGCGAATAGGTGATACGGCGATTATTAAGCAGTTGCTGGATATTGGAGCACAAACATTATTAATCCCTATGGTGGATACAACAGAGCAAGCAACTGAGTTAGTTAAAGCGATGCGATATCCCCCTAACGGTATCCGTGGTGTTGGCAGTGCTTTAGCTCGAGCGTCTCGTTGGAATACTATTGACGATTATTTACATCAGGCTGAAAAAGAATTGTGTTTATTGGTACAAATTGAAAATAAACAAGGCTTAGATAATATTGAGGCTATTGTAAATACTGAAGGTGTTGATGGTGTGTTTATTGGTCCCGCTGATTTGTCTGCTTCGTTAGGACACTTGGGCAATCCAAAACATCCAGATGTGCAACAATCCATTGAAAAGGCATTTGTGTGTATAAAAAAGGCTGGTAAAGCCTCGGGTATCTTAATGGCAGATAAAGCACTGGCTAAACACTACATTGAGTTAGGTGTTAATTTTATCGCTGTGGGAACGGACACCAGTGTCTTTATGCAAAGTTTATCTAACTTATCGTCTGAGTTTAAAGATAAGAAATCCATCCCTAAAGTGAGCGGTGTTTATTAG
- the hpaH gene encoding 2-oxo-hept-4-ene-1,7-dioate hydratase, which yields MIDNESIQNAAQRLDEAEKSGQQIKQFSLQYPDMTIEDAYSIQKAWVEMKINAGRKMIGHKIGLTSRAMQMSSNITEPDYGTLLDDMLFEEGTDILHSRFIVPRIEVELAFILDKPLSGPHCTIFNVLDATKYIIPALEIIDARVQRIDPETKITRKVFDTISDNAANAGIILGGRPIRPMDFDLRNIPGVLYKNGVVEESGISVAVLNHPAKGVAWLANKLSAFNVTLNAGEIILGGSFTRPVDANPGDTFHVDYGPLGSIACRFV from the coding sequence ATGATCGACAATGAATCTATACAAAACGCAGCACAAAGATTGGACGAAGCTGAAAAATCAGGCCAGCAAATAAAACAGTTTTCTTTGCAATACCCTGATATGACTATCGAAGATGCTTATAGTATTCAAAAAGCATGGGTCGAGATGAAAATTAATGCAGGTCGTAAGATGATAGGCCATAAAATTGGTTTAACTTCTCGTGCAATGCAAATGTCTTCTAATATCACTGAACCAGATTATGGTACGCTACTGGACGATATGCTATTTGAAGAGGGAACGGACATCCTCCATAGTCGTTTTATTGTTCCAAGAATAGAAGTTGAACTAGCTTTCATTTTAGATAAACCATTAAGTGGACCTCATTGCACAATTTTTAATGTGTTGGATGCGACTAAGTATATTATCCCTGCACTAGAAATTATTGATGCGCGAGTTCAACGCATAGACCCCGAGACAAAAATTACTCGTAAAGTATTTGATACGATTTCAGACAATGCCGCTAATGCAGGTATTATTTTAGGTGGTCGACCAATACGCCCAATGGATTTTGATTTACGTAATATTCCTGGGGTACTCTATAAAAATGGGGTGGTGGAGGAGTCAGGTATATCTGTTGCAGTGTTAAACCATCCTGCTAAAGGGGTTGCATGGCTAGCAAATAAGTTGTCTGCATTTAATGTAACACTCAATGCCGGTGAAATTATCCTTGGTGGCTCTTTTACTCGCCCCGTGGATGCAAACCCGGGAGATACTTTTCATGTTGATTATGGCCCCCTCGGCTCTATTGCTTGTCGGTTTGTGTAA
- a CDS encoding cupin domain-containing protein, translating into MMLKLNTPITLDQLDSWGTVVDLGSTIVEGDANVYGKFTLGTPDQPSSGGYFGVTKSIFRMTYPFSEQATVVKGQVTLTNEDTGEKWTFKEGDSWIVEKGTKVLWQVDTDYFIKHYFSAN; encoded by the coding sequence ATGATGTTAAAACTTAATACACCTATTACTTTAGATCAATTAGATAGTTGGGGTACAGTGGTAGATCTAGGTTCAACTATTGTTGAGGGTGATGCTAATGTGTATGGTAAATTTACTTTAGGAACGCCTGACCAACCATCAAGTGGTGGTTATTTCGGTGTGACTAAAAGTATTTTTAGAATGACATACCCTTTTTCTGAACAGGCTACAGTGGTCAAAGGCCAAGTGACATTGACCAATGAAGATACAGGAGAAAAGTGGACTTTTAAGGAAGGGGATAGCTGGATTGTTGAAAAAGGCACTAAAGTATTGTGGCAAGTTGATACAGACTATTTTATTAAGCATTATTTTTCAGCAAACTAA